A window from Cryptomeria japonica chromosome 1, Sugi_1.0, whole genome shotgun sequence encodes these proteins:
- the LOC131042751 gene encoding transcription factor MTB3-like: protein MGSNSILYNIMEESISDSVTTESLWNEEYVTHEISPAMEEMYTCSSQAMGNPQLSSFSLQLQQQLLDNMLAVQDTFRVSSAFTRYKKESANGFQLSQKSSMKQKSIKGCINFLRRIQANEIEKSNCEVHVEESYASTHRMAERNRRIKLTQQFYALRSLLPHNPKKCDKHSILSNAIVQLNEQKLRIAELEQHNKTLMKEVNRHICEGYGSLSDGSVEDLGKHPLMSSICEEAVVVIEDSEISDEATLHVTLKNVVSNSMYMYAIVTLVKCLKEMRLGVARIQCQELDSRNPVIEVAIQGQTTVLACT, encoded by the exons ATGGGAAGCAATTCAATTCTTTACAATATAATGGAGGAGAGCATATCAGATTCAGTTACTACAGAGAGTCTTTGGAATGAAGAGTATGTTACTCATGAGATTTCTCCTGCAATGGAGGAGATGTACACTTGCAGTAGTCAAGCCATGGGGAACCCACAGTTATCAAGCTTCTCTCTGCAACTTCAACAACAGTTACTTGATAACATGCTTGCTGTCCAGGATACATTCAGAGTAAGCAGTGCATTCACAAGGTACAAGAAGGAGTCTGCTAATGGATTCCAACTGAGCCAGAAATCTTCAATGAAACAGAAATCAATCAAGGGATGCATCAATTTTTTGAGGAGAATACAAGCAAATGAGatagagaagtcaaactgtgaagTCCATGTGGAGGAGTCATATGCATCCACACATAGGATGGCTGAGCGCAACAGGAGAATCAAACTCACTCAGCAATTCTATGCTTTACGGTCTCTTCTTCCTCACAATCCCAAG AAATGTGATAAACATTCCATCTTGTCAAATGCTATAGTTCAGCTGAATGAGCAGAAGCTTCGAATCGCAGAGCTTGAGCAACACAACAAAACCCTAATGAAGGAAGTTAACCGACATATATGTGAAGGATACGGTAGTTTATCAGATGGTAGCGTAGAAGATTTAGGAAAGCATCCATTAATGTCTTCCATTTGTGAAGAAGCTGTTGTGGTGATTGAGGATAGTGAAATTTCAGATGAAGCAACATTGCATGTAACTCTGAAAAATGTAGTTTCCAATTCTATGTATATGTACGCCATTGTTACCCTGGTGAAGTGCCTCAAAGAAATGAGATTGGGAGTTGCGAGAATCCAATGCCAGGAGTTAGACTCAAGAAACCCAGTAATCGAAGTGGCAATCCAGGGGCAAACAACGGTATTGGCTTGTACATAA